A single genomic interval of Nostoc commune NIES-4072 harbors:
- a CDS encoding MarR family winged helix-turn-helix transcriptional regulator, producing the protein MTLDKPNQGATSEECAARVMETVPLVMRFIRADMRAHSAAFLSIPQLRSLAFINRNPGASLSDLAEHLGVTSATASATIERLVQRDFVKRIAHPQERRRVLLNLTEDGKHHLKQSQDQTRAHITDLLKGLSEDQISNIEEGLTLLKNVFEKTELKAP; encoded by the coding sequence ATGACCTTGGATAAACCTAATCAAGGTGCAACTTCCGAAGAATGTGCCGCTAGAGTAATGGAGACAGTTCCATTAGTGATGCGGTTTATCCGAGCGGATATGCGTGCCCATAGTGCCGCTTTTTTATCTATACCTCAATTGCGATCGCTAGCATTTATCAACCGGAATCCTGGTGCTTCATTATCTGACTTAGCAGAGCATTTAGGTGTCACCTCTGCCACGGCATCAGCAACCATAGAACGCTTGGTACAACGCGACTTCGTGAAACGGATTGCTCATCCTCAAGAGCGGCGGCGGGTGCTGCTCAATTTAACTGAAGATGGAAAACACCATCTTAAGCAATCCCAAGATCAAACTCGCGCTCATATTACCGACTTACTAAAAGGTCTTTCAGAAGACCAAATTTCCAACATTGAAGAAGGCTTAACTCTACTAAAAAATGTCTTCGAGAAAACAGAACTCAAAGCCCCATAA
- the recN gene encoding DNA repair protein RecN produces MLLCLRIENFALIDQLELEFGAGLNVLTGETGAGKSIILDAIDAALGGKVSSRVIRTGTSRAMVEATFTSNAPLAAWLTEQEIDLLDENSVVISREITATASNIRSRSRVNGVLVNRQIMGGMRDRLVEITAQGQTVQVGQSAQVRDWLDLYGGDSLMQQRHKVATSFSAYQQANLALEKRRTSERERLQQLDLLTYQVQELGAANLCEPDELEQLGQERERLNHVVDLQQMSYKVYQALYQNDNETPAAGDLLGDSEAILNDMVEYDTQLQPLLELVRDAQAAVMEVGRQINAYGDGLEADPHRLEEVEERIQELKQICRKYGPTLTEAIAYYERIQGELAQLNDSEQSLENLEQQEKVCFEKLTQASNQLTQLRGKAAANLESRLIAELKPLAMEKVKFLVEILPAFPTAMGADKITFMFSSNPGEPLQPLTEVASGGEMSRFLLALKACFSQVDAAGTMVFDEIDVGVSGRVAQAIAEKLHQLSQRNQVLCVTHQPLVAAMADRHFRVDKQTINQGKGKKANNDNAEQRTVVRVTTLENLNTRREELAQLAGGKSATDAIAFAESLLLQAANHRQKIKN; encoded by the coding sequence ATGTTGCTTTGCCTGCGAATTGAAAACTTTGCCCTAATTGACCAACTGGAATTGGAATTTGGCGCGGGACTAAATGTGTTAACAGGTGAAACCGGCGCTGGAAAATCGATTATCTTAGATGCCATTGATGCCGCTTTGGGCGGTAAAGTCTCTAGTAGAGTCATTCGCACGGGGACAAGTCGGGCGATGGTAGAAGCGACTTTCACCTCAAACGCCCCCCTAGCCGCTTGGTTAACTGAACAAGAAATAGATTTACTTGATGAAAATTCCGTAGTCATTAGCCGAGAAATCACAGCTACTGCTAGTAATATCCGCAGTCGATCGCGGGTGAATGGGGTGTTGGTCAATCGGCAGATTATGGGAGGAATGCGCGATCGCTTGGTGGAAATCACCGCCCAAGGTCAAACTGTACAAGTGGGACAATCTGCTCAAGTCCGCGATTGGTTGGATTTATATGGCGGTGACTCTCTGATGCAGCAGCGTCATAAAGTCGCCACGAGTTTCAGTGCTTACCAACAGGCGAATTTAGCACTAGAAAAACGCCGGACATCAGAACGAGAACGCTTACAACAACTCGACTTGCTCACTTATCAAGTGCAAGAACTAGGAGCAGCCAATCTGTGCGAACCTGATGAATTGGAACAGTTGGGACAAGAACGGGAACGCCTAAATCATGTGGTTGATTTGCAACAAATGAGTTACAAGGTTTATCAAGCTTTGTATCAAAACGATAATGAAACTCCCGCCGCAGGTGATTTATTGGGAGACAGTGAGGCGATATTAAATGACATGGTGGAATATGATACGCAATTGCAACCCTTATTGGAATTAGTGAGGGACGCGCAAGCTGCGGTAATGGAAGTGGGAAGGCAGATTAATGCCTATGGGGATGGATTGGAAGCCGATCCACACCGATTGGAAGAGGTGGAAGAACGAATTCAGGAATTAAAGCAAATTTGCCGCAAGTATGGGCCGACACTTACAGAAGCGATCGCTTATTACGAACGTATCCAAGGGGAATTAGCCCAACTTAATGACAGCGAACAATCTCTCGAAAACTTAGAACAGCAAGAAAAGGTGTGTTTTGAAAAACTCACCCAAGCAAGTAATCAGTTAACTCAACTACGGGGTAAGGCGGCTGCTAATTTAGAATCACGTTTGATAGCTGAACTCAAGCCTCTAGCGATGGAAAAAGTGAAATTTTTGGTTGAAATATTACCAGCTTTCCCAACTGCTATGGGAGCAGATAAAATTACCTTTATGTTTAGTTCCAACCCTGGAGAACCCCTGCAACCTTTAACGGAAGTTGCCTCTGGCGGGGAAATGAGCCGCTTTTTACTGGCGTTGAAAGCTTGTTTTTCTCAGGTTGATGCGGCTGGAACAATGGTTTTTGATGAAATTGATGTTGGGGTTTCGGGAAGAGTCGCCCAAGCGATCGCTGAAAAATTACACCAGCTAAGTCAACGCAACCAAGTATTATGTGTTACTCACCAGCCTTTAGTCGCAGCAATGGCCGATCGCCATTTCCGCGTCGATAAGCAAACTATCAATCAAGGCAAAGGTAAAAAAGCCAACAATGACAACGCCGAACAGCGTACTGTCGTCAGAGTTACTACCTTGGAGAATTTAAATACTCGCCGGGAAGAACTAGCACAGTTAGCTGGTGGTAAATCTGCAACTGACGCGATCGCATTTGCCGAATCTCTGTTATTACAAGCTGCTAACCATCGTCAAAAAATTAAAAATTAA